From one Triticum aestivum cultivar Chinese Spring chromosome 4B, IWGSC CS RefSeq v2.1, whole genome shotgun sequence genomic stretch:
- the LOC123092447 gene encoding uncharacterized protein, whose amino-acid sequence MAATSLGSSPSKTATAKLGGISRSSPSYTQLAFCSRHAFHKIGTAAAPQRPQNELKHARPCATTDNDRAAPAEAQESTTISAGVNPVASGNGQQPQPGEPPKRVPLTARERLRAARVLGKYAEPGGGASPADKKGSSSSKPEFGSRVLDALRETDGGKKGGRKRSGLPEAPSNLLDDTKRGMPKDGWTFDWLAALPVGTDVLIVAASFGIITTVMFGTTYLVWKLGAIHFNEY is encoded by the exons ATGGCTGCCACCAGCCTCGGTTCCTCTCCCTCCAAGACTGCCACTGCCAAA CTAGGAGGCATCTCCAGATCTTCCCCGTCCTACACCCAGCTCGCCTTCTGCTCCAGGCATGCTTTCCACAAGATAGGAACCGCTGCCGCCCCGCAAAGGCCTCAGAATGAGCTCAAGCACGCAAGACCCTGCGCGACCACGGACAACGaccgggcggcgccggcggaggcgcaGGAAAGTACAACCATCAGCGCTGGCGTGAACCCGGTGGCGTCCGGCAACGGCCAGCAGCCGCAGCCGGGCGAACCGCCGAAGCGGGTGCCGCTGACGGCGCGGGAGCGGCTGCGCGCGGCGCGCGTGCTGGGCAAGTACGCGGAGCCAGGGGGCGGGGCGTCGCCGGCGGACAAGAAGGGCTCTTCATCGTCCAAGCCGGAGTTCGGGAGCCGGGTGCTGGACGCGCTGCGGGAGACGGACGGCGGGAAGAAGGGCGGGCGGAAGCGGTCGGGGCTGCCGGAGGCGCCGAGCAACCTGCTGGACGACACCAAGCGCGGCATGCCCAAGGACGGGTGGACGTTCGACTGGCTGGCGGCGCTGCCCGTGGGCACGGACGTGCTCATCGTCGCCGCGTCCTTCGGGATCATCACCACCGTCATGTTCGGGACCACGTACCTCGTGTGGAAGCTCGGCGCCATACATTTCAACGAGTACTGA
- the LOC123092448 gene encoding transcription factor bHLH140: MDPGEGGSPAAPSTSVAAPGADADTREDAGKQVVVILVGPPGSGKSTFAEAVMAGAAAAGRPWARVCQDTIGKGKAGTKIQCLKAAADALKEGKSVLIDRCNLEREQRSDFVKLGCTVQADVHAVFLDLPAKVCISRSVSRTSHEGNVQGGMAAMVVNRMLKNKQAPLLTEGFSRITFCTDDDDIKKAVDMYSALGPSHSLASGVFGQKSKGPVQTGIMKFLKKADTSSVNKSSGTMVTSSERKTGQQNTTLKQENLEAGGACSMQVEKKLDNLKEKGEQSKERVSSDTSLCTLAFPSISTADFQFDLEKASEVIVDAATDFVQKHDNVRLVLVDLSQKSRILSLVKDKAAKKSFDSSRFFTFVGDITQLHSKGGLQCNVIANAANWRLKPGGGGVNAAIFNAAGEALQHATKECADTLRPGNSVAVPLPSTSPLHQQEGVTHVIHVLGPNMNPMRPDCLKNDYTKGCNVLREAYNSVFENFASIARSYPGKQNDETSSRKSASGVISPNDSKTKREGIDDSERTKKWTNTLSYHDNSMGSSDAPNQAREEDNKKNGGVTNKTWGSWAQSLYEVAMHPEKYKNADSILEISDEFVVLKDLYPKAKRHVLVISRTDGLDSLADVKKVHLPLLRSLHSAGLKWAHKFLEEDASLTFRLGYHSVPSMRQLHLHVISQDFNSPSLKNKKHWNSFTSAFFLDSVDVMDDVDQHGSATINPDEKLLAMELRCHRCRSAHPNIPKLKSHIGACKSPFPSHLLKKDKLLSVSTGRTGCS, from the exons ATGGATCCCGGCGAAGGCGGTTCCCCTGCCGCTCCATCGACTTCCGTTGCAGCCCCAG GCGCGGACGCGGACACGAGGGAGGACGCCGGGAAGCAGGTGGTGGTGATTCTCGTCGGCCCCCCGGGCAGCGGCAAGTCCACGTTCGCCGAGGCCGTCATGGCCGGTGCCGCCGCTGCTGGCCGCCCATGGGCCCGCGTCTGCCAG GATACAATTGGAAAGGGCAAAGCTGGAACCAAAATACAGTGCTTGAAGGCCGCAGCGGACGCTTTGAAGGAGGGAAAGAGTGTTCTCATTGACCGATGCAACTTGGAACGAGAGCAGCGCTCTGATTTTGTGAAGCTTGGCTGCACGGTACAAGCGGATGTGCATGCTGTTTTCTTGGATCTTCCTGCAAAGGTTTGCATCTCACGCTCAGTTAGCCGGACTAGCCACGAAGGAAATGTGCAGGGCGGAATGGCTGCCATGGTTGTGAACCGCATGTTGAAGAACAAACAGGCACCCTTGCTGACTGAAGGTTTCAGTCGGATCACGTTCTGTACGGATGACGATGACATTAAGAAGGCAGTTGACATGTATAGTGCTTTAGGGCCTTCACATAGTCTTGCTTCAGGAGTATTTGGTCAGAAGAGCAAAGGGCCCGTACAAACTGGTATAATGAAATTTCTCAAGAAGGCAGATACTTCTAGCGTCAACAAGTCCAGTGGAACTATGGTTACATCAAGTGAAAGAAAGACAGGGCAGCAAAATACAACGTTGAAACAGGAGAACCTTGAAGCTGGTGGCGCCTGTTCAATGCAAGTAGAAAAGAAGTTGGATAACCTGAAGGAAAAAGGAGAACAAAGTAAGGAAAGGGTTTCTTCTGACACCAGTTTGTGCACTCTGGCATTTCCATCGATTTCTACTGCcgacttccagttcgatcttgagAAAGCATCTGAGGTTATAGTAGATGCAGCTACTGATTTCGTGCAGAAGCATGATAATGTAAGACTAGTTCTTGTTGACTTGAGCCAAAAATCAAGAATATTGTCATTAGTCAAGGACAAGGCTGCTAAGAAGAGCTTTGACTCCAGCAGATTTTTCACATTTGTGGGAGACATCACTCAGTTGCACTCCAAAGGAGGTCTTCAATGCAACGTCATTGCTAATGCTGCCAACTG GAGGTTAAAACCTGGAGGTGGAGGGGTTAATGCAGCTATATTTAATGCTGCTGGAGAAGCTTTacagcatgcaaccaaggaatgtgCTGACACGTTGAGACCTGGTAACTCTGTTGCTGTTCCACTTCCATCAACTTCCCCTCTGCATCAACAGGAAGGGGTGACCCATGTCATACATGTGCTCGGACCAAATATGAACCCAATGCGTCCAGATTGTCTGAAGAATGACTATACCAAAGGGTGTAACGTTCTTCGTGAGGCATATAATTCAGTTTTTGAGAACTTTGCATCCATTGCTCGGAGCTACCCAGGGAAGCAGAATGATGAAACTTCATCAAGGAAGTCAGCATCTGGAGTGATTTCACCTAATGATTCAAAAACGAAGCGAGAGGGCATCGATGATTCTGAAAGGACCAAAAAGT GGACCAACACACTAAGTTATCATGATAACTCCATGGGTTCATCTGATGCTCCAAACCAAGCAAGAGAGGAAGACAACAAGAAGAATGGTGGGGTCACCAACAAGACTTGGGGATCCTGGGCACAATCCCTTTATGAGGTTGCCATGCACCCAGAAAAATATAAGAACGCGGATTCTATCCTTGAGATATCTGATGAATTTGTTGTTCTGAAGGACCTCTATCCCAAG gccaaaaggcatgtgtTGGTGATATCTAGGACAGATGGTCTTGATTCTCTAGCAGATGTCAAGAAAGTGCACTTACCACTGCTTAGGAGTTTGCATTCAGCTGGGCTGAAGTGGGCACATAAGTTCCTAGAGGAAGACGCATCTCTGACGTTCAGGCTTGGATATCATTCG GTTCCGTCCATGCGGCAGTTGCACCTCCATGTCATAAGCCAGGATTTCAACTCACCCAGCTTGAAAAACAAGAAGCACTGGAACTCCTTCAccagtgcatttttccttgattcTGTTGATGTCATGGACGACGTTGACCAGCATGGATCTGCGACTATCAACCCTGATGAGAAGCTTCTCGCAATGGAGCTAAGGTGCCACAGATGCAGGAGCGCCCACCCAAATATTCCCAAGCTCAAATCCCACATCGGGGCCTGCAAGTCCCCCTTCCCCTCCCATCTTCTGAAGAAGGACAAGCTGTTGTCAGTTTCGACGGGGCGCACGGGCTGCAGTTAG